The sequence below is a genomic window from Providencia rettgeri.
ACCATATGGGCGAAATGCTTTTCGTAATATACTGAGATATTGGTTTAAATTACTGTTTGATGACACTAATCCATTATCATCCCATACTGCTTTTAATACCTCATCTCGGGGAACAACCCCCCTATGTTGAATAAAATAAAATAATAATGCATTCGCCGTTATCGACAGTTGGGTATCCACCTCGTCTTCTTTTAAAGATAAAGTGCCATCAACCGCATCATATAGAATGAAAGCATTGATTTTATATTTCACTGTCGCCTCATGTGCTTATTTTTGGAATAAAATTGCACTACCGTTATCACTGCTATTTTCACTTACATAATATTTTTATTTATAGAATTTTTTCAAATGAAATAGTCGTTAACCGACTAACAATCGCATCACGTTCTTGCTGTGACAATGTTTCGCCCTCCGTCAATGATGAAAGCCATAGCCCATCCGCGGCATAGCGTACTAACGCGCCTAAATAACTGTTATCAAACTCATCCCCCTTCGCCAGATGGTTGCTTACCCAATCTCGCCAACACTGACGCAATACGGGTTCCGTTGGCATCGCTAAAGAGAGTAAAGCAAGTTGAAAACTTTCATCAGACTCTTTCAGCTCACCAATGTAGTGCAAATAAGCACGAGAAAACCGGCCATAGGGATTTGAGTCATTACCCATAATGGTATGGATCCGCTCATCCATAATTTCGAGTAATTGGAGAAAAAGCGCATGAATAAGCTCCTGTTTGGAGGGGAAATGGTGCATCAGCCCTCCTTTGCTAACACCCGCCTCCCTTGCCACTGCATTAAGAGAGAGCGAAGAGATCCCTTCTCTGCCAGCAATAATGCGAGCCGCTTTCAGGAGCTCCACTTGAAGCTTGATAGGGTCTTTTTTTCTGTGTTGCGCGGATTTATTCATGCAACGAATGATACCGACCAGTCGGTATGTTTCATTTTGACTAAAATCAAGTAACCCTGATTTGTTCATGGGTAAATCTAAATAGTGGAAGAGGACTCACAATATCGAATAGTGATACGTTATAACTCTATAATTAATTTAAAAATATCAAATATTTTTGAGGGCATTTAATTTGACTTAGTTTTGCACATATTCGTATTATGATGTTTAATAATGACAACAAAATAAAATTCTGACGACGTAAAAACGGTTTGCAATGTTCCTAATTAACTATCCGTAAAAGAGGTTTTATCATGTCAAATCAATACAATATTGGCGTTATTGTTGGTAGCTTACGTGCTGATTCTTATAATTTAGTTGTTGCTAAAGCCATAACTAAATTATTCCCTGCGAATTTCACGTTTAAGTTTATCGATATTGGTGAGTTACCTCTCTACAACCAAGATGCAGACCAAAATGTACCTTCTGTTGTGGCTAATTTCAAATCTCAAATCAAAGCCTGTGATGGCATTATTTTCGCCACCCCAGAATATAACCGTTCAATGCCTGGCGTATTGAAAAATGCGATTGACCAAGGCTCTCGCCCATGGGGAGATAACTCATGGGATGGTATTCCTGCTGGAGTACTAGGGGTATCTATTGGCAATATTAGTACAGCTATTGCACAACAACATTTGCGTAATAGCTTGGCATTTTTGAATATGCCAACAATGAACCAACCAGAGTGCTATTTGAAGTGGTATGAAGGAATGGTTGATGAACAAGGTAATATTTCCCCAAAAAGCAAAGATTTCTTACAGCCGTGGGCCGATACCTTTGCCAAATTTGTTGCCCATAATGCAGCGAGTAAATAAGTCGCTGAGCTTATTTAGCCAAATTATTCGATGATGTACTTAATCTGGCAGCTACCAATTTTGATAGCGGTAACTGTCAGGTTAAATTGCACTCTTCTTACTTAACCATATCACTGTTAATACTATAGCTTGATGTATTTGCCATTACATGACGCCTTGATATTGAAGTGTATTTCATCTGAATATACTGATGCGGTATTAATTCACTACTTTTTATTGAATCAGGAAAGATATCAGAAACCTCAATCAGAGAAACGCCCGAGAGTTTAACCTCGTAATATTTCTCAAGCTGTCCATGCTGACTGGTACGATAAAAAACAAATACAGCCTCTAATACTTCATTACTATCTAGCGAGGTGGAAAGTAAAGGTGATGATTTATCAATTAATTTAGTAAACACAACGGGTTGATAAGCTGCATTTTGAGCTCTAAATGAACCACTGTTTAAACTAATAACTTGAATTTCATCTTCGTGACCAATCTGGTGACGATTACCAATTGAATCAATGGTGGAACATCCTGCAGAAATTAAACCTTGGTTCTTGCCAGTTAAGGTTAAATAAATCGGCTCAGCCATAAAAAGTCCTTTGTTAATCACATAGAGATATGTTTTTGACATACGTCGTTGGAGACATCCATGACATTTTATCACAGGTTTGATAACCATCACTTTTAAGCATGAATCCAACACCAAAAGAAATAGGTATTCCAGTGATTAAGGCTATATAGATCAAGTAACTTAAATATCGACCTATAATAATATGATGCTTTGGATGCCTTTCGAATATAAATACATAAACCACACAAGACATAGCATAAAATATAAGCGGAAAACCAATTGAATACATAGCTATACCGCTAGAAAAAACAATTTTATCTTCCATAAAAAAAAGTGAATGAAGTGACTCATAAACAGGGATCATTATTGCAGAAACTATAATAAGTAAAAAAACTCCGCCCATGATTTTCAAAGATTTTCTCATCATAAATATCATCTTCTAGGTAACATATGAAGAACTTTATTAATATCCGCTGTTGGCTTATATTCCCTTTCCCACGTTGTTTTTAACAGCTCTATGACTTTCGCACTAATTTGATATTTACTATCTAAATATTCCAACCCAAAGGCAACACCAATGCCAACAAAAAAAACAATTCCAGCAACAGCAATAATGCTCCCGCCAAAAACTCCAGCAGCTATTAATGCAGTACCTACTCCCCAAGATGCTGCTGCCACTAGAGCCGTTTTCGCCATATCCACCGTGATATTGCCAAGAAAATCAGCAAAGGTATATTCGTCCTTAAAAAACCACTCTAGCCCCCGATAAATGGCAGAAAACACTAGGCAGAAACGAATTCCTCTCGCAATACCCGCTTCTAATCCTTGTTGTCCTATTCCCATATGTAACATCACAGGATGGGCTGCGCCATATCGAGTCCCTGTGACTATTCGTCTTAAGCCAGCGTAGCCGGATATGTGTATCATTCGGTTGCCATTAGCAGCAATATGTTCAGTCGCTGTTATACCTAATTGTCTGAATTCACGGATCAAAACATAGATATCAGGAGTATCACGAAGCGTTCCTGCATAAGGAGAAATAGGGTCTGTCACATTGAAAATATGTCTAAAGGGGTTATTTCTTCGCTCATCTTCTTTTCGTCTTGCGTTGATATCACCTGCATTGACGATCTCTCTGGGCTTAATATCGTCAATAATTCCAGCTGCCTCATGAAGGCTAATCAATGCATCATATTGAATATTTGCATTTAAAGCTTCAGTCACACCAATCGCATCAAAGTACTCATGCCGAGGCTTTAACTGGTTAACCCCCACATTACCTTTAAGGTAATCTCCTAGATATCCGCTCAATGTCGGATCATATTTTTTAACCACAACCACCATCCTTAATATTATTCACCTTAAAATTTAACTTAAGGCTAATTTAATTATAATTATTAATCAACCCAAGCTACAGATAAAAGTTGAGTTACAGAATCTAACCTGTAAAAATCTAAGCTACCGTCCATTCGAAGCATACCGTAGACAGGTAGCACCATGCTCAACGCACCACCATAAAAAAAGGCACTTCAATGAGTGCCCTTTGCAAAGAATTAATCAAGCCATTAACGCCCGGCTTTTAGCTTTTGGAAATACTCTTCGTACAAAATGTTGGTATTCCCGACATCACTTTGCCATTCGCCTTTTTGCAGAACTTCTTCGCTTGGGTAAAGTGATGGGTCATTGGCAATTTCAGCAGGTAATAATTTTTTAGCTTCTAAATTTGGTGTTGGGTAACCAATAGATTCAGCCACTTGAGCCGCAATTTCTGGACGCAATAAGAAATTAATCAGCTTATGAGCCCCTTCCACATTTTTGGCATTCGCTGGGATAGCTAGGCTGTCCATCCAGAAAATTCCGCCTTCTTTAGGCCACACCACTTCAATCGGTAAGCCAGCTTGCCTTGCCACAAATGCAGAGCCATTCCATAACATACCCACATCCACCTCACCTTCAATAAATGGTGTTGCTGGGTTGTCTGAGTTAAAGGCTAAAATATTTGGACGCAGTTTTTGCAGTTCTTTATACGCCTCTTCAATCTGTTTCGGGTCAGTCGTATTGCCTGAATAACCTAATTTTGTCAGCGCCACTTGGAATACTTCCCGTGCGTCATCCATCATCAGCAGGCTATTTTTATATTCCGGTTTCCAAAAATCCGCCCATGAGGTGACAGACTGCGGATCAACTGCTTCACCATTAATGCCTATCCCCGTCGCACCCCAAATATAAGGCACGGAATAGTCATTGTTTGGATCGAATTCTTTATGGGTCAGGTTCGGATCAAGGTTTTTAAAATTGCTCAATTGACTTTGATCGATTTTTTGCAGCATGCCTTCCTTACTCATTTTGGCAATAAAATAAGTGGATGGCACCACCAAATCATAAGCCCCTTCTTTATAGGTCTTTAATTTGGTGTACATGCTTTCGTTTGATTCGTAGGTGGAGTAAATCACCTTGATGCCCGTTTCTTTGGTAAATTGCTCTAATAAACCCGGGGGAACATATTCTGTCCAGTTATAGAAATACAGTACGTCTTTATTATCGTCAGCGGCAGTTGCCGCGCCAATACTTGCAGCCATTACACCAGCCGCCAGTAGATAGGACCATTTTTTCATGACTGAGCTTCCCTCAACAACGTGTTTTTTATCCCTTAATTCATCAAGCAACTCGAATTATTTGGGAAATGTATCGTATAGGCTCAATTGGAGCCCACCCTCTCGCCTAATGGCTGTGAAAAAAGATGCTGATAGATAAAACTTTCAGCATCATCGTATTAATCTATTGTTTGGCTTTTTTGGCGTATTTATCGCGCATCACCCACTGGCTTAAACACACTAGTAAAAGGGACATAATCAACAACACCGTGGCCAATGCATTGACTTCAGGAGAAACGCCCACCTTCACCATGGAGTAAATTTTCAATGGTAAAATTTCATAGCTTGGCCCCGTGACAAATGAGGAAACCACCACATCATCCATCGACAAGGTAAAACTGAGTAACCACCCGGCAATAACCGCAGGTAATGCCAAAGGCAGAATGATTTTGCGCAAAATGGTAAATTCCCCCGCCCCAAGGTCACGCGCTGCTTCTAACATCTTCACATCAAAAT
It includes:
- a CDS encoding TetR/AcrR family transcriptional regulator, coding for MNKSAQHRKKDPIKLQVELLKAARIIAGREGISSLSLNAVAREAGVSKGGLMHHFPSKQELIHALFLQLLEIMDERIHTIMGNDSNPYGRFSRAYLHYIGELKESDESFQLALLSLAMPTEPVLRQCWRDWVSNHLAKGDEFDNSYLGALVRYAADGLWLSSLTEGETLSQQERDAIVSRLTTISFEKIL
- a CDS encoding NADPH-dependent FMN reductase translates to MSNQYNIGVIVGSLRADSYNLVVAKAITKLFPANFTFKFIDIGELPLYNQDADQNVPSVVANFKSQIKACDGIIFATPEYNRSMPGVLKNAIDQGSRPWGDNSWDGIPAGVLGVSIGNISTAIAQQHLRNSLAFLNMPTMNQPECYLKWYEGMVDEQGNISPKSKDFLQPWADTFAKFVAHNAASK
- a CDS encoding Hcp family type VI secretion system effector, which translates into the protein MAEPIYLTLTGKNQGLISAGCSTIDSIGNRHQIGHEDEIQVISLNSGSFRAQNAAYQPVVFTKLIDKSSPLLSTSLDSNEVLEAVFVFYRTSQHGQLEKYYEVKLSGVSLIEVSDIFPDSIKSSELIPHQYIQMKYTSISRRHVMANTSSYSINSDMVK
- a CDS encoding DUF1240 domain-containing protein, whose translation is MMRKSLKIMGGVFLLIIVSAIMIPVYESLHSLFFMEDKIVFSSGIAMYSIGFPLIFYAMSCVVYVFIFERHPKHHIIIGRYLSYLIYIALITGIPISFGVGFMLKSDGYQTCDKMSWMSPTTYVKNISLCD
- the potD gene encoding spermidine/putrescine ABC transporter substrate-binding protein PotD, producing MKKWSYLLAAGVMAASIGAATAADDNKDVLYFYNWTEYVPPGLLEQFTKETGIKVIYSTYESNESMYTKLKTYKEGAYDLVVPSTYFIAKMSKEGMLQKIDQSQLSNFKNLDPNLTHKEFDPNNDYSVPYIWGATGIGINGEAVDPQSVTSWADFWKPEYKNSLLMMDDAREVFQVALTKLGYSGNTTDPKQIEEAYKELQKLRPNILAFNSDNPATPFIEGEVDVGMLWNGSAFVARQAGLPIEVVWPKEGGIFWMDSLAIPANAKNVEGAHKLINFLLRPEIAAQVAESIGYPTPNLEAKKLLPAEIANDPSLYPSEEVLQKGEWQSDVGNTNILYEEYFQKLKAGR